In Antechinus flavipes isolate AdamAnt ecotype Samford, QLD, Australia chromosome 3, AdamAnt_v2, whole genome shotgun sequence, a genomic segment contains:
- the TMEM35B gene encoding transmembrane protein 35B isoform X1, with translation MGLWDSLKAGLEWIASQLAWDRSLPSGRPRTARETTMLVFAVLRLLLGLFFMLTGAVKLSECRVPGQAYVQMRAQAAKLAHVLPLKSMGFNPDPGELLVIIGWVELVSGLLLALGPPLLQDISIILLLLLSVGTVYSLLLLKEPVSSWAPPAICLGLLFLLSTRACHLF, from the exons ATGGGGTTGTGGGATAGTTTAAAGGCAGGGTTGGAGTGGATAGCGTCCCAGCTGGCCTGGGATCGCTCCCTCCCCTCGGGTCGCCCCAGGACGGCGCGCGAGACCACGATGCTAGTGTTCGCGGTTCTGCGCTTGCTGCTGGGGCTCTTCTTCATGCTCACGGGGGCGGTCAAGCTCTCGGAGTGTCGCGTCCCGGGCCAGGCGTACGTGCAGATG AGGGCTCAGGCTGCAAAGCTTGCTCATGTGTTACCACTGAAGAGCATGGGCTTCAATCCAGATCCTGGAGAACTTCTGGTTATAATAGGCTGGGTGGAACTCGTATCTGGTCTCCTATTGGCCTTGGGACCCCCTTTACTACAGGATATCAGCATCATTTTGCTCCTTCTGCTTTCTGTGG gtacAGTCTATAGCTTGCTGTTGCTGAAGGAGCCAGTGTCTTCATGGGCACCCCCAGCCATCTGCCTGGGACTCCTGTTTCTGCTCAGTACCCGTGCCTGCCACTTGTTCTGA